A window from Marinagarivorans cellulosilyticus encodes these proteins:
- a CDS encoding methyltransferase has translation MPAISSTLFYQYDEYGPVKVIDDGNHRRLSFGADDFQSCMVKEAPLQLQFDYLRAMVLATLLQPSTHPNAINPNEVLLLGLGAGSLARFLYAYFPAMQVSVVELRQLVISVASRFFELPDSPRLEVIQDNAADFLAYDNNHYALVMSDIYTEEGVDHAQLSEGYINACKARLKPNGWLVLNCWYEHKGRASLAQALRQAFTQLYCCHTQSGNWVIFASNATKPIDIKALINEAKNLSAHAGFSLHAIARKLQKF, from the coding sequence ATGCCTGCAATATCCAGTACGCTTTTTTATCAGTACGACGAATACGGCCCCGTTAAAGTGATTGACGATGGCAACCATCGCCGTCTTTCTTTTGGTGCCGACGATTTTCAAAGCTGCATGGTAAAAGAGGCGCCACTGCAACTGCAGTTTGATTATTTACGGGCAATGGTGCTAGCAACATTACTACAGCCATCAACACACCCGAATGCAATAAACCCAAACGAGGTGCTACTACTGGGGTTAGGGGCCGGCTCGCTTGCGCGCTTTTTATACGCCTACTTTCCTGCAATGCAGGTATCGGTCGTAGAGCTGCGGCAGCTTGTTATTAGCGTTGCCAGCCGATTCTTCGAGCTGCCAGACAGCCCTCGCTTAGAGGTAATACAAGACAACGCCGCCGATTTTCTCGCTTACGACAACAACCACTACGCCTTAGTGATGAGCGACATTTACACAGAAGAAGGGGTAGATCACGCGCAATTATCCGAAGGCTACATCAACGCCTGCAAAGCAAGGCTAAAGCCCAACGGCTGGCTTGTGTTAAATTGCTGGTATGAACACAAAGGCCGCGCATCACTTGCTCAAGCACTTAGGCAAGCTTTTACCCAGCTATACTGCTGCCATACGCAAAGCGGCAACTGGGTTATATTTGCTAGCAACGCCACTAAACCCATCGATATTAAAGCGTTAATCAACGAAGCCAAAAATCTAAGCGCGCACGCAGGGTTTTCACTGCATGCCATTGCCCGCAAACTTCAAAAATTCTAA
- a CDS encoding CHASE2 domain-containing protein: MTYLATNSQQITPKNTSRYFCLLLAVASIALFSLTPLAGHIEKRTSLPALFYWRGPIPAPNDVIIVGLNSSAAERMGLSRHSHNWPRTLYAQLLNKLTKANAKIVVFDVAFKAPRSEEEDSQLEAAIANNAKVLLYTYLKRHQVALANGLVDIEQPVPPLPRFAQHALAVGHFTLPKAAHNITHTSLFEELGAGPQPSQPLLAALALIPPQPLESKSTLNERAQQLYQHTLKTVPPTSRLPHKTNKRLVELIARKTPMIINYFGGAQTFQQMDIDKALALSPADFAQAYQDKTVYIGYLETHQTEQQDAYSTVYTSDTGVDISGVEISATVFSNIIQGNDIRTLPRWAGAIIGLLFCVIGFGIIYKRLMFHLIIQGLTVSIYLIACYYTFSLQHYALPITVPLLALFLGNLLQLQRQFYFNRKRLNHIRYALTQYLPQEAANALSKNINTLEKQHTLVHGVVLMTDIKGYTTLSETLPPVELHRLMNGYYKELIGAVQNNGGTIGNIVGDSLMAMWTGPKIDTAMCQQAMQAVLDIQQAITNTPAFASQLPTCSALHGGQFSLGNLGAQGHFEYSPVGDIINTVSRIEHFNRELGTEFLFSQAIAEQLTTASTPHIKLKLGEFALRNKSEKTSLYTLINDTQNKELTQQDMQHLSIALTKIELGDYIGANNNLKLIQLPALAGVCEFYARQYQQPKTQPD, translated from the coding sequence ATGACGTATCTTGCGACAAATTCACAACAAATAACACCCAAAAACACATCGCGTTACTTTTGCTTGTTGTTGGCTGTCGCATCTATTGCGCTATTTAGCCTTACGCCGCTTGCAGGCCACATCGAAAAACGCACCAGTTTACCCGCACTTTTTTATTGGCGCGGGCCAATTCCTGCCCCTAACGATGTGATTATTGTAGGCCTTAATTCCAGTGCTGCCGAACGCATGGGGCTTTCGCGCCATAGCCACAACTGGCCCCGCACACTGTACGCACAATTATTAAACAAACTGACTAAAGCAAACGCCAAAATAGTTGTGTTTGATGTTGCATTTAAAGCACCGCGTAGCGAAGAGGAAGACAGCCAACTAGAAGCCGCAATAGCCAACAATGCCAAGGTATTGTTATACACCTACCTAAAACGGCACCAAGTCGCGCTAGCTAACGGCCTTGTAGATATTGAACAACCGGTACCGCCACTGCCGCGCTTTGCTCAACATGCACTTGCCGTAGGCCACTTTACACTGCCTAAAGCCGCGCACAACATTACCCATACCTCGCTTTTCGAAGAACTAGGCGCAGGCCCGCAACCAAGCCAACCCTTGTTAGCCGCGCTGGCATTAATTCCCCCGCAACCGCTCGAAAGCAAAAGCACCCTAAACGAACGCGCACAACAGCTTTACCAGCACACATTAAAAACAGTACCGCCCACCAGCCGCCTCCCCCATAAAACAAACAAACGTTTAGTTGAATTAATAGCTCGCAAAACACCCATGATTATTAATTACTTTGGTGGCGCACAAACGTTTCAACAAATGGATATTGACAAAGCGCTGGCATTATCGCCGGCCGACTTCGCTCAGGCCTATCAAGACAAAACTGTTTATATCGGCTACCTAGAAACCCATCAAACCGAACAACAAGACGCCTACAGCACGGTTTACACCAGCGACACCGGTGTTGATATTAGCGGAGTCGAAATATCGGCAACGGTTTTTAGCAATATTATTCAGGGTAACGACATCCGCACCCTGCCCCGCTGGGCCGGCGCCATTATTGGTTTATTATTCTGCGTCATCGGTTTTGGCATTATTTATAAGCGCTTAATGTTTCACCTTATTATTCAAGGCTTAACCGTTAGCATTTACCTTATAGCCTGTTATTACACCTTTAGCCTGCAACACTACGCACTACCTATAACAGTGCCATTATTAGCGCTTTTTTTAGGTAACCTTTTACAACTGCAGCGCCAGTTTTACTTTAACCGCAAACGCCTAAACCATATTCGCTATGCACTCACCCAATACCTGCCGCAAGAAGCCGCCAATGCGCTCAGCAAAAACATCAACACACTCGAAAAACAGCACACGCTAGTACATGGCGTAGTATTAATGACCGACATAAAAGGCTATACGACATTATCTGAAACCCTGCCACCGGTCGAACTCCACCGGCTAATGAATGGCTACTACAAAGAACTTATAGGCGCAGTGCAAAACAACGGCGGCACCATAGGCAATATCGTCGGCGATAGCCTAATGGCCATGTGGACAGGGCCAAAAATTGATACCGCCATGTGCCAACAAGCCATGCAGGCCGTGCTAGACATACAACAAGCCATCACAAACACCCCCGCATTCGCCAGCCAGCTACCTACCTGCAGCGCACTGCACGGCGGCCAATTTTCACTCGGTAACTTAGGTGCCCAAGGTCATTTCGAATATTCCCCGGTCGGGGATATTATTAATACGGTGTCGCGTATCGAGCACTTTAACCGCGAGCTGGGGACGGAGTTTTTGTTTTCGCAGGCCATTGCCGAGCAGCTCACAACTGCCTCTACACCACACATCAAGTTAAAACTTGGCGAGTTTGCGCTGCGCAACAAAAGCGAAAAAACATCTCTTTATACACTTATTAACGACACCCAGAATAAAGAACTAACCCAGCAAGACATGCAGCACTTATCCATAGCGCTCACCAAAATAGAGCTAGGGGACTACATTGGTGCAAACAACAACCTAAAACTCATACAACTTCCAGCCCTGGCGGGCGTTTGTGAATTTTATGCCCGCCAGTATCAACAACCCAAAACTCAACCGGACTAA
- a CDS encoding OmpA family protein — MNMRKLPAAIAIVTALTTMSSQAFAARSENQQAWLEGGTVSTAAIAGAAAGGPLGFMVGGVVGMLLADQTRKGNNAELALEETQNHMTQLNQELTELNSEIAVKELTIAALEQKTIDKLALQVLFNTGEDSLNEHDLARVEILAQHLRNNSDLIINLSGHTDPRGTDEYNNVLAAERANAVKNALVFFGVNDSRIITQGLGASLSTAQKGQYEQYARDRRVDIEVLNRRNAPVAAIENIAP; from the coding sequence ATGAACATGCGTAAATTACCTGCTGCTATTGCCATCGTTACTGCATTAACCACCATGAGCTCGCAAGCCTTTGCGGCCCGCAGCGAAAACCAGCAAGCCTGGCTGGAAGGCGGCACAGTAAGTACTGCCGCTATTGCAGGCGCCGCTGCCGGTGGGCCGCTGGGTTTTATGGTAGGTGGCGTGGTCGGCATGCTGTTGGCAGACCAAACCCGCAAAGGCAATAACGCCGAGCTGGCCTTAGAAGAAACGCAAAACCATATGACGCAGCTAAATCAAGAATTAACCGAATTAAACAGCGAGATAGCCGTAAAAGAATTAACTATTGCCGCGCTAGAACAAAAAACTATCGACAAGCTCGCCCTGCAAGTGCTTTTTAATACCGGTGAAGACAGCCTAAACGAGCACGATTTAGCCCGCGTCGAAATTTTAGCGCAGCACTTGCGCAACAACAGCGACTTAATCATTAACTTAAGTGGCCACACAGACCCAAGAGGCACCGATGAATACAACAATGTGCTAGCCGCCGAACGCGCTAACGCCGTTAAAAATGCGTTGGTATTTTTTGGTGTAAACGATTCACGCATTATTACGCAAGGCCTTGGCGCCAGCCTTTCTACCGCGCAAAAAGGCCAGTACGAGCAATACGCCCGCGACCGCCGCGTAGATATTGAAGTACTCAACCGGCGCAATGCACCAGTAGCTGCGATTGAGAATATCGCACCTTAA
- a CDS encoding peptidylprolyl isomerase: MPTACARHILVKTKAEAEKIKQQIARGADFGEMAKKHSTCSSAKQGGNLGEFGPGQMVKAFDQVVFKKPVLTVHGPIKTQFGFHLIETIYRD, translated from the coding sequence ATGCCAACAGCATGCGCTAGACATATTCTTGTAAAAACCAAAGCCGAAGCCGAGAAAATAAAGCAACAAATTGCCCGTGGTGCAGATTTTGGCGAAATGGCGAAAAAGCATTCTACTTGTAGCTCGGCTAAACAGGGCGGTAATTTAGGCGAGTTTGGCCCAGGCCAAATGGTAAAAGCATTTGATCAGGTGGTGTTTAAAAAGCCTGTGCTTACCGTACATGGCCCCATTAAAACCCAGTTTGGCTTTCACCTTATTGAAACAATTTATCGGGATTAA
- a CDS encoding PolC-type DNA polymerase III yields the protein MPSNPLMKTMNNSRADSLIIFDFETTGLSPNQGDRTIEIGAVKLEQGEISDSFQALMNPGMRINSFIEGYTGITNDMLASAAPCSDVMIEFYRFMGNSNLIAHNASFDKRFLESEFARCALPLNGDVGCSLLLAKRVFQDAGSYKLSHLIEYANIAGSGDYHRALYDAEMTAKLWLAMLEHIQEAYGIFDIPYALIKKLTKTPKKSVAALLQKISEEA from the coding sequence ATGCCGAGTAACCCTTTAATGAAAACAATGAATAATTCGCGCGCCGATAGCTTAATTATTTTCGATTTCGAAACCACCGGCCTTTCGCCCAACCAAGGGGACCGCACCATTGAAATAGGCGCGGTAAAATTAGAACAGGGCGAAATTTCCGATAGTTTTCAAGCATTAATGAACCCGGGCATGCGCATTAATAGTTTTATTGAGGGTTACACCGGCATCACTAACGACATGCTCGCTAGCGCCGCGCCCTGCTCCGATGTAATGATTGAGTTTTACCGCTTTATGGGCAACAGCAATTTAATTGCCCATAACGCGTCTTTCGATAAACGCTTTTTAGAATCTGAATTTGCCCGCTGCGCGCTGCCACTTAATGGCGATGTTGGCTGCTCGCTGCTTTTAGCAAAACGCGTATTCCAAGACGCCGGCAGTTATAAGCTCAGCCACCTTATCGAATACGCCAACATTGCCGGCTCCGGCGACTATCACCGCGCCCTATACGACGCCGAAATGACAGCCAAGTTATGGCTAGCCATGCTAGAGCATATTCAAGAGGCCTACGGTATTTTCGACATTCCCTACGCGTTAATTAAAAAGCTCACCAAAACGCCCAAAAAATCGGTGGCGGCATTGCTGCAAAAAATATCCGAAGAGGCCTAA
- a CDS encoding Crp/Fnr family transcriptional regulator, which translates to MLEKISLFSQIPADCLAKLEQVSTLRKYPKNSILFMEGDDTGQLYIVQSGLVCVYTDDDDGRQLVLNYMSEGDYFGELSLLDRQPRSASARVAQDSQLLTISREAFRSFLQEHPPLYDILIVELVSRIRDLTSNVKDMALLDVYGRVAHTLERLCQDTSDNAPKLTHQSIANMVGASREMVSRVMKELVIGGYIEMDCKKIRILKSFPKNW; encoded by the coding sequence ATGCTAGAAAAAATAAGTTTGTTTTCACAAATCCCAGCCGATTGCTTGGCAAAGCTGGAGCAAGTTTCGACGTTACGAAAGTATCCAAAGAACTCAATTCTTTTTATGGAAGGGGATGATACGGGACAACTCTATATTGTACAAAGCGGTTTAGTGTGCGTGTATACCGATGACGACGACGGCCGACAGCTGGTGCTAAATTACATGAGCGAAGGCGATTATTTTGGCGAGCTTTCGCTGCTGGACAGGCAGCCGCGCTCGGCTTCGGCTCGGGTGGCGCAAGACAGTCAGCTACTGACTATTTCGCGTGAAGCCTTTCGCTCGTTTTTGCAAGAACATCCCCCTTTGTACGACATATTAATTGTTGAACTGGTATCGCGTATTCGCGATTTAACCTCTAACGTAAAAGATATGGCGCTGTTGGATGTATATGGTCGCGTAGCGCATACATTAGAGCGCTTATGCCAAGATACCAGCGATAATGCGCCCAAGCTTACTCACCAATCCATTGCCAATATGGTTGGCGCTTCACGCGAAATGGTTAGCCGCGTTATGAAAGAGTTAGTAATAGGCGGGTACATTGAAATGGACTGCAAAAAAATACGAATATTAAAAAGCTTCCCTAAGAATTGGTAA
- a CDS encoding VF530 family DNA-binding protein: protein MNTSKDPLHGKTLQTIVEQLQAHYGWQGLNDRISIRCFGVDPSVKSSLKFLRKTPWAREKVEALYIKSLKIKSFSRDAE from the coding sequence ATGAACACATCCAAAGATCCGCTCCACGGCAAGACCTTACAAACTATTGTAGAGCAGCTGCAAGCGCACTACGGTTGGCAAGGGCTCAACGACCGCATAAGCATTCGCTGCTTTGGTGTCGACCCTTCGGTAAAATCGAGCTTAAAGTTTTTACGCAAAACACCTTGGGCCCGCGAAAAAGTAGAAGCCCTATATATTAAATCGCTAAAAATAAAAAGTTTTAGCCGCGATGCCGAGTAA
- a CDS encoding FecR domain-containing protein: MRFKFFRVLIAAVLVFSESVMSQPCEKLAATLESMEGGGVVKPLEDDQWQPVKVGHQFCYGDTFKLEELRAVLRLENDTLVKLNSGSVLKFIPPKESFWVELVDGVAHFISRTPKSFTVKAPYVNAAVEGTEFIIAHDQQQDTVSVVEGLVVAENAMGSTRLQAMQQSSTTIGGAPSQALAISLPDVADWSLYYPPVFIPEDTGSAAAQLYTRGDFAASYQQALADNNVDIIAVLSLFYGQRKKFEEAVGSLSKVDSQALFVIQKLVQGNLADAILDSSRLVAENSDQPSALLAQSYALQASFALDEALKSAQKAQQITDHPLVNLRVAELALIVGRKSLANKSLNKLERVSFFSAYSESLRALTALQDNRNKKALAILEGAAIKNTSIPLVQLLIGLTKIQRGDFISGREKLELAVALDPSNSLYRSYLGKAYAEEGRMGKAEDQITLAKHLDSDDPTPWFYDGLNKQSYGAYVAAISAYEKSLELNDQRNAFRSRSALAGDAAVKSANIGTSYSRLGLDKKAAILGSKVVAESPSAYAGHRLLLEAYADDPQQESLRATARLNSTLMQPLGASSLPVGLLESGLNTIAGASPSDIGISEYTNLFIEDGVSGRVTLLGGGDSTSAYDFSLKGKWQQLSLSLGDYRYHSDGVRENNDADYRISSGLIHYQPTNKLNFQFEYSQLRSEEGDLSSFDPDGGARENYRSNTESYRYRVSGMYTQENSNLFLINMAEGERDVYISDATVRNDIKYSVIANNFNNLKQFNGQYVVNTIRDFTIETGVELMGFDSEVNQQVTAQRRLLQDALVENIVRVDSYYMDANTRYFNNLRINVGVDYTKISHEEVSLLGHFPIDRPDNFLPYVGLQWEVASNFDVRAAYSENYSLGLFDFASLKKKTIVGFERNLNFANGVKFDFLGAGFDYAPSSYLSFSLERLEYDIERIVRGSNGTGEVVFRNIPIGNDASVLNIDFTPNEKLSVSMMLMDQVFNNLDAAHLSAYAPEALEVKRADVDVVIRPVLDFEFSITFNHLDQALNRNDDQFADSFKYFSSSAAYYFMNRKGKVSLTLDNITSEDFDTYGVGLYSGINEVLEFNPNKTYVLSLLYNF; encoded by the coding sequence ATGCGTTTTAAATTCTTCCGTGTCCTTATTGCCGCAGTTTTAGTTTTCTCTGAATCTGTAATGTCGCAACCCTGTGAAAAGTTGGCCGCTACCCTCGAGTCTATGGAAGGCGGTGGTGTTGTAAAGCCATTAGAGGATGATCAATGGCAGCCGGTTAAGGTGGGGCATCAGTTTTGTTACGGCGACACCTTTAAGTTAGAAGAGCTTCGTGCCGTTTTACGGTTAGAGAACGACACTCTTGTAAAGCTGAATAGCGGCAGTGTGCTTAAATTTATTCCACCCAAAGAAAGCTTTTGGGTGGAATTGGTTGATGGGGTTGCGCACTTTATCTCGCGAACGCCTAAAAGTTTTACCGTTAAAGCGCCATATGTAAATGCAGCAGTGGAGGGGACGGAATTCATTATTGCGCATGATCAGCAGCAAGATACCGTAAGTGTGGTAGAGGGATTGGTTGTTGCCGAAAATGCGATGGGCAGTACTCGGTTGCAAGCCATGCAGCAGAGTTCCACAACTATTGGTGGCGCACCAAGTCAGGCGCTGGCGATATCGCTGCCTGATGTGGCCGATTGGAGCCTGTATTACCCCCCTGTATTTATACCCGAGGATACGGGCTCGGCCGCGGCACAGCTTTATACCCGTGGTGATTTTGCGGCTAGTTACCAGCAGGCGCTAGCCGATAATAACGTCGATATTATCGCAGTCTTATCCTTGTTTTATGGTCAGCGTAAGAAGTTTGAAGAGGCCGTTGGTTCTCTTAGCAAGGTAGATTCCCAAGCTCTATTTGTTATTCAAAAGTTAGTGCAGGGTAACTTGGCTGACGCCATACTCGATAGTAGTCGGTTAGTGGCTGAAAACTCAGATCAACCCAGCGCACTATTGGCACAAAGCTATGCCTTGCAGGCAAGCTTTGCTTTGGACGAAGCACTAAAGTCCGCACAAAAAGCACAGCAAATTACTGATCATCCGTTAGTTAATTTACGGGTCGCCGAGTTGGCATTAATTGTTGGGCGAAAATCATTAGCTAACAAAAGCTTGAATAAGCTAGAGCGCGTATCGTTTTTCTCTGCGTATTCCGAAAGTTTAAGGGCCCTCACAGCATTACAAGATAACCGCAATAAAAAAGCATTGGCGATTTTGGAGGGGGCAGCGATAAAAAACACTAGTATTCCATTGGTTCAGCTCCTAATCGGTTTGACTAAAATTCAAAGGGGAGATTTTATTTCGGGCCGAGAGAAACTGGAATTGGCTGTGGCATTGGACCCCAGTAATAGCTTGTACCGTAGTTATTTAGGTAAGGCCTACGCCGAAGAGGGTCGAATGGGTAAGGCTGAGGATCAAATAACGCTAGCCAAACACCTTGACTCAGATGACCCTACACCGTGGTTTTACGATGGCCTCAACAAGCAATCTTATGGCGCTTACGTCGCGGCCATTAGCGCCTACGAAAAGAGTTTGGAGCTGAATGATCAGCGCAATGCCTTTCGATCAAGAAGTGCGCTGGCAGGCGATGCAGCGGTTAAGTCGGCGAATATCGGAACATCATATAGCCGGCTGGGGCTTGATAAAAAAGCCGCAATCCTGGGCTCTAAGGTGGTTGCTGAATCTCCGAGTGCTTATGCCGGCCACCGGTTACTGCTCGAGGCATACGCCGATGATCCTCAGCAGGAATCGTTAAGGGCAACAGCTAGGCTGAATTCAACGCTTATGCAGCCCTTAGGAGCAAGCTCTTTACCGGTTGGGCTTCTAGAGTCGGGTTTGAATACGATTGCTGGGGCCTCTCCATCGGATATTGGTATTTCAGAATATACTAATCTTTTTATTGAGGATGGTGTTTCGGGGAGAGTTACGTTATTAGGTGGTGGGGATAGTACTAGCGCTTATGACTTTTCGCTGAAGGGCAAGTGGCAGCAGTTATCTTTAAGTTTGGGCGATTATCGTTACCATTCGGATGGGGTTAGAGAAAACAATGATGCAGATTATCGAATATCGAGTGGGTTAATTCATTATCAACCCACTAATAAGTTGAATTTTCAATTTGAGTATAGTCAGCTGCGAAGTGAAGAGGGGGATTTATCGTCTTTTGATCCTGATGGCGGTGCTAGAGAAAATTATCGAAGTAATACCGAGTCGTATAGATATAGAGTGAGCGGAATGTACACTCAGGAAAATAGTAATTTATTTCTTATTAATATGGCTGAGGGGGAACGAGACGTTTATATTAGTGACGCGACTGTTCGTAATGATATTAAATATAGTGTAATAGCTAATAATTTTAATAATTTGAAGCAGTTCAATGGTCAGTATGTTGTAAACACAATACGAGATTTTACAATTGAAACTGGTGTGGAGCTGATGGGTTTTGATTCTGAAGTTAATCAGCAAGTGACGGCGCAGCGCAGACTATTACAGGACGCATTAGTTGAAAATATTGTTAGGGTGGATAGTTATTATATGGATGCTAATACCCGATATTTTAATAATCTGCGTATTAATGTTGGTGTCGATTATACAAAGATTAGTCATGAAGAAGTTTCGCTTTTAGGTCATTTTCCCATCGATCGTCCAGATAACTTTTTACCCTACGTAGGGTTGCAGTGGGAGGTTGCATCAAATTTTGATGTTAGGGCTGCATACTCAGAAAACTATTCATTGGGATTGTTTGACTTCGCATCACTTAAGAAGAAAACGATAGTAGGTTTTGAGAGAAACCTAAACTTTGCCAATGGTGTGAAATTTGATTTTCTGGGGGCGGGGTTTGATTATGCGCCAAGCTCTTATTTAAGCTTTAGTTTGGAGCGCTTAGAATATGATATTGAACGAATAGTGAGAGGGAGTAACGGTACTGGCGAAGTGGTCTTTCGGAACATACCTATTGGAAATGACGCTAGTGTCTTAAATATTGATTTTACCCCCAATGAAAAATTATCTGTTTCTATGATGCTAATGGACCAAGTGTTCAATAATTTAGATGCAGCCCATTTATCCGCTTATGCTCCCGAAGCTTTGGAGGTTAAGCGTGCGGACGTAGATGTGGTTATTCGGCCAGTTCTAGACTTTGAGTTTTCGATTACATTTAATCACTTAGATCAGGCTTTAAATCGGAATGATGATCAATTTGCGGATAGCTTTAAATACTTTTCTTCTTCTGCTGCATACTACTTTATGAATCGTAAAGGTAAAGTAAGTCTGACGTTAGATAATATAACTAGTGAGGACTTCGACACCTATGGTGTGGGTCTGTATTCAGGCATAAATGAGGTTTTGGAATTCAACCCGAATAAAACTTATGTATTGTCTTTGTTGTATAATTTCTAA
- a CDS encoding uroporphyrinogen-III synthase: MTDELPLAGWRVAVPESRQLDVLNDMLVVRGASTLRCPLVSIHDCPDEAAIKAWLTLFCSTPFDDLIILTGEGIRRLTGFAERFGMLNDWIAALGRVRKIARGPKPASALRPHKLKPDVLAAAPTTDGVIETLMPEDLTGRRIAVQLYGEEPNEKLQSYLKGKGADISIVAPYVYASDVESSQVSRLLDQLIAAELDVLVLTSVVQVKRILTVAKSEQREAEVITALKNIHIAAIGPIVAQRLDELNIPIDVIPEDKFFMKPLVRKLVEFVALNPK, translated from the coding sequence ATGACAGACGAATTACCTCTTGCCGGTTGGCGGGTGGCGGTGCCTGAGTCGCGCCAGCTTGATGTGCTAAACGATATGCTGGTGGTGCGTGGGGCAAGCACACTGCGTTGCCCGCTGGTTTCTATTCACGATTGCCCCGACGAAGCGGCTATTAAAGCGTGGCTAACGCTGTTTTGCTCTACCCCTTTTGACGACTTAATTATTTTAACTGGCGAGGGTATTCGCCGGTTAACGGGCTTTGCCGAGCGCTTTGGGATGCTAAACGACTGGATTGCAGCCTTGGGGCGTGTGCGTAAAATTGCGCGCGGGCCAAAGCCGGCCAGTGCGCTTAGGCCGCATAAGCTCAAGCCCGATGTGCTAGCGGCGGCGCCAACAACCGACGGTGTTATTGAAACATTAATGCCCGAAGATTTAACCGGCCGGCGCATAGCGGTACAGCTATACGGCGAGGAGCCCAACGAGAAGCTGCAATCGTACTTGAAGGGAAAAGGGGCGGATATTTCTATTGTTGCGCCTTATGTGTATGCGTCTGATGTGGAGTCGTCACAGGTTTCGCGGCTTTTAGACCAGCTTATTGCGGCTGAGTTAGACGTACTTGTACTGACTAGTGTTGTGCAGGTGAAGCGTATTTTAACCGTGGCTAAAAGCGAGCAGCGCGAAGCAGAAGTGATTACTGCTCTTAAAAATATTCACATAGCGGCTATTGGCCCAATTGTGGCGCAGCGTTTAGACGAGCTGAATATCCCCATTGATGTTATTCCTGAAGACAAGTTTTTTATGAAGCCATTGGTCAGAAAGCTTGTCGAGTTTGTTGCGCTTAACCCTAAATAA